The following coding sequences are from one Rhipicephalus microplus isolate Deutch F79 chromosome 3, USDA_Rmic, whole genome shotgun sequence window:
- the LOC119181425 gene encoding myeloid differentiation primary response protein MyD88, whose amino-acid sequence MPDRQIMAYPQLPKQETAELTPNNFQDVPIAVVGLKCRAILAMRLDVPQLLLGPSGHRDWRGLALLAGFSCDEVELLKERGKSPTASLLDEWDARPVATVSLLVQHLMCLERYDVLDDIEAELRQDIEFYRRKQSGGISDVIRPPTVRSIRTPIYDAFVCYTSQDWPFVEVLIEKLESLGLRLFLPNRDLKAGVLQYSTFYELMEKWCRKTIIVFSPEFLESQECRVQQTFIESINNEQAQQKLIPVIVKQCVLKGTIRMISKINLCDNTSKQAEWNWIKLIESVRCDGSSLFVRTSATTTPLIPPSLVMSTAPPLGTKPARAVPMKTPVKDENESTSSTKKWWKIFAPRKKTSSMSSDSSGFQSMGSPELS is encoded by the exons ATGCCCGACAGGCAGATCATGGCCTATCCGCAGCTCCCAAAGCAGGAGACTGCCGAGCTGACGCCGAACAACTTCCAAGATGTTCCGATCGCTGTAGTCGGTCTGAAGTGTCGCGCCATACTTGCCATGCGCCTCGACGTGCCGCAACTGCTTTTGGGGCCGTCTGGTCATCGTGACTGGCGAGGACTGGCACTGTTGGCGGGCTTCAGCTGTGATGAGGTGGAGCTCCTCAAGGAACGGGGAAAGAGCCCGACGGCATCTTTGCTAGACGAGTGGGATGCACGACCCGTGGCAACTGTCAGCCTCCTTGTGCAGCACCTGATGTGCCTTGAGAGATACGACGTTCTTGACGACATCGAAGCAGAGCTAC GACAAGACATTGAATTCTACCGAAGAAAACAGTCTGGCGGGATTTCAG ATGTCATTCGTCCTCCAACTGTCAGGTCGATAA GGACGCCTATCTACGACGCATTTGTGTGTTACACATCCCAAGACTGGCCCTTTGTTGAGGTGCTGATCGAAAAACTGGAATCACTGGGTCTACGTCTGTTCTTGCCCAACAGAGATCTAAAAGCAGGTGTCCTTCAATACTCTACATTCTATGAACTCATGGAGAAATG GTGTAGAAAAACCATCATTGTGTTTTCGCCCGAATTCCTCGAGTCACAAGAGTGCCGTGTGCAGCAAACATTCATTGAAAGCATTAACAATG AACAAGCACAGCAAAAACTGATACCGGTGATCGTCAAGCAGTGCGTGTTGAAGGGCACGATCCGGATGATCTCCAAGATCAATCTTTGTGATAACACTTCCAAGCAGGCCGAGTGGAACTGGATCAAACTGATCGAGTCGGTCCGGTGCGACGGGAGCTCTCTGTTTGTCCGCACCTCGGCCACCACCACACCCCTGATCCCGCCCTCTCTCGTCATGAGCACCGCGCCCCCTCTCGGCACGAAGCCGGCGAGAGCTGTGCCCATGAAGACGCCTGTCAAAGACGAGAACGAGTCTACGAGTTCAACAAAAAAGTGGTGGAAAATTTTTGCCCCCCGTAAAAAGACAAGCAGCATGTCTAGCGATTCCAGTGGCTTCCAAAGTATGGGTTCGCCAGAGTTATCGTAG